GTCAATGGCGCGAGCGTCATCATACGCTGGCGCGTACCTTGCGCCAGGCGCCAGTCGAAGTGAAACCGGGTAATTGGCTCAAGCGATTGGCTGCGGCGGTCAATCGTGAGGTGCATGAGCTGTTGGAGGACTTCGGGGTGTTCCACGATGCTCTGCATGATTTCATTGCCAGCCTGCCTGATCTGATCGATGACCACGACGACGACCAATATGACATCCTCCGCCATGCGCTTGGCACCATCCGCACATGGCTGGAGGAAGCCATCGATGATGTGCTGGAGCATGACGACGAGCTGCGACGCCTGTATATCAGCCTGGACCTGAGTGTCGCCGTGCTCAGTGGCATGCTGGAGGACGGCGTATTCCGTCGTGGCTTTGATGTCATCAATGACCTGGATTTCCGGGCCTGGCTGCTGAAGCATGGTGCCAACGCGGCATATAGCATTGATTCCGCGCCGGTGCGGGGTTTCTATGATCTGGTCTTCGCGTATGAGGACGGGGATTTCGAGCGGCCCAATGTCGAGGCCGGCACTATGCTGCGCGCCATGTTGCGCATCGCCTTCCTTTACAAGGGCGGCATCATGTGGAAGATGCAGGCTGGCATGGGGGATGTGATTTTTACGCCCATGTATGAGGTGCTGAAAAAGCGTGGCGTCAAATTCAAGTTCTTCCATAAGGTCGAAGAGTTGGTGCCCGTGGCAGGTGAAGTCGGTGAAATCCGCCTGACCCGGCAGGTGGATCTGGTGCGAGGTGAAGACCAATATGACCCGTTTGTCTGGGTCAAAGGGCTGGCGTGCTGGCCCAGTACGCCAAACTACGATCAGATCATGCCTGAGCAGGCTGATTTGCTGCGGACACATCAGGTGAATCTGGAGTCGTTCTGGACTGACTGGCCTGCCGTCTACCAAGCTCAGTTCGGCAAGCCGCTGCCTGAGATCACGCTCAAGCGAGGGGTCGATTTCGACAAGGTGGTGTTCGGTATATCGATCGGCGCATTGCCTCATCTCTGCCCGCAGCTTCTGGCGCAGAGCCCGGCTTTGCAACAGACTGCCACCCGCGTCAAGACCGTGGTGACACAGGCATATCAGCTATGGTTGAATCAACCCTTGTCTGCCTTGGGGTGGAAGGATGCGCCAAGTGGCCAGCAGCCAGTGTTGAGTGGGTTTGTCGAGCCCTATGATACCTGGGCATCCATGGATCAATTGCTGGTGCGGGAGGATTGGCCAGCTGGGCCAGATGCACCCCGTAATGTCGCCTATTTCTGTAGCGCCATGCCGGTAAGCCAATTTCCGCCACGGACGGATCACGACTTTCCGGTGCGGATGGCAGAGCGGGCCAAGCAAGGGGCCTTGAGCCAGGTGCGCACCCAGCTGCATTGGCTGTGGCCATATAGCCAGATAGAGGGGCAGTTCAATTGGCAATGGCTGACCGACCCGCAACAAGGGCAGGGCGAGGCCCGCTTTGACCGCCAGTACTGGCGGGCCAATGTCGATCCAAGTGAGCACTATGTGCTGTCGGTGGTCGGAAGCTCGCAATATCGGCTGGCAACCGATGGCGCCGAGTTTGGCAACCTGCTGCTGACCGGTGATTGGATTCGCACGGGCCTCAATGCAGGTTGTGTCGAGGCCGCAGTGATGGCGGGCATGCAGACCGCCCGCGCCATCAGCGGCTTCCCGCGTGAGATCAAAGGCGAGCAGGATTTCTGATCATCTGATGTGATGCTGTCGGGGCTGCCTGCCCCGACGGTGACTATTGCTGAGAAACGGTTATATCACGTCGGCTACGGCAATGTCCTCGCGCCGACGCTTCTTGGATGTCTTGTGCAGATACATGCGGGTATCGGCACAATCAAACAAGGCATCAGGGGTGGCGCACTCATGCGAGTAGGCCAGGCCGTAGCTGATGCCTGCTTCATTGAAACCATACTCGATCAAGCGTTGTTCCAGTGTGGCCAGCCCTTCGCGCAGCGAAGGCTCATGAGGGGCGCGGGAGAAGATGGCGAACTCATCACCACCCAGGCGGAAGCTGGCATCATAGTGCTGATCCAGCTTCTGCAGGCCTTTTGCAAACTGCTTCAGCAGTTCATCGCCTGTATTGTGCCCATATTGGTCATTGATCCGCTTCAAGCCATCCAGGTCGATCAGGATCAGGATCTGCTGATTGTGATCCTCCATGTTGGCCAGGAACCGGAATCGTTGCCCAACCATCTGATTGAATGCATATCGGTTGCGCAGCCCGGTCAAGGAGTCGGTATGCGCCAGCTCCAGCGTATCATTCAGCTGTCGTAGATAATGATCTTTCTGCTCGGAAAGCAGAGTGATCTTATCGGCCAACGCAAATGCCAACAACAATGCGTCCAACGTGCCGCCTACCAGTGCCCACATCTGAGTCTGGTCGATCAGCTCCGGTAGGCCGATATTGGATGGCAGAATCAACAAGCCAGGGATCACCAGTGCAACAAAGGCCAGGATGAAATAGCGAGCGGGCCGGAAACGCTGCCGCCAGGCCGTGATGCCTGAGATCAAGGCCAGCACCAACCACACAGTGATGGCTATGGTTGCCAGGGCATGGGCGTAACTAGGGGCGATGAAACAGCTGGGCAGGAACAATAGCGGTAGCCCATAGTTGATGCGGTTCCAGTTTGCCAAGGCTGGTTGATTGATCTTGAGCTTCAGGAAGTCCACATAGAACAACGTGTTCAAGATCGGCATCAGAAAGAATGGCACATAGTGCCAGCGCAGATCGCGGAAATCGAACAGCGTGGTTGGGATGTGGAACACCAATGCCCAGGCGGTGGCGTAGGTGAGCAGATACAGCGAGTAGAAAAGACGGCTGCGATCCCGGTCTTGAGTCCAGATGAACAGATTGAACAGGCACAGCGCCAACAATGCCCCCATGCAGCCAATGACGACGAGATTCTCGACCATGGCGCGTTGGCTGTATTTTGCAGCCGGCAGCAGCTCGAAGTGAGGGTGGGCGCGGAAATAAGGGCTGTCGAAGTGGATCAGGATGCGATAGGTCAATCCAGGCGCCAGATGTACCCTTTTGCCGTAATGTAATGGGAAGTCGAGCTGGTGCTGGTAGCCACTCTGGAAGGCTTGTACGCTACCATCCGATCCGTAGACGCGGACTTCCATACGATCGATCAGGGTATTGTCGATGGTGATGGCCCAGTCCCGGTTATTGCTGTTATGGCGGATTTCGTTGTACAGCCAATATTGACCGCCATAGAGATTGACTGCAGGGATTGGCTTTTGCTTATTGAGCCATGTGCGGATGTCTTGTGGCGCAGGAAAGTCCGTGCTTTTTGCAATCATCAACGTACCACTGCGTTCCAGCGGGAATGGGTGCGTGGTAGACAGCGCCAACGCCTCCTCGGCACTGGCCGACGTGGGCAGGCAGGATAGCAAGGTGCCTAGCATCAAGATGAACAACACACGAACCATGGTCTGCTTTGTTTTCGATTGTCAGTGAGTGCCCCAAAAAACCACTCGGCACTGCAGGCTACCAGCATTGTTCAGTGCATCAGCCGGCTGACGAGGTGTCGCTTCACCATGGGTCAGGCAACCGAACAATGCCAATAGACAACACCGCTACCGAGCAGCATGAGAACTTGAGAATATGTGATTGTACGGAAGATTTGGATGGGGTGGGAGATATCTGATTTGTATTACTTATTTCGCATATTGGTGGCATCGCGTTTGCGATGGGTGCGTCAGAAATGACTTGTGCTGCCCTGGATCAAAAGAAAAAGGCGGCCAGAGGCCGCCTTTGTGTCAGAGCATCGTGACCGGATCAATCACGCTCGCCAGAGAAGGCCATCAGCAGGCTCAGCAAATTGACGAACACGTTGTAGATGTCCAGATAGATCTGCAGCGTTGCAATGACATAATTGGTTTCGCCGCCATTCACGATCTGGCTGATGTCATACAGGATGTAAGCCGAGAACAGCAACACACCAATCGCGGAGATGGTCAACGCCAGGGCAGGGATGGCGAAGAACAGGTTGGCGATTGAAGCGACCAGCAACAAGATCACGCCCACGAACAGGAACTTGCCCATGAAGCTGAAGTCCTTCTTGGTGACCGTAGCCAAGGTGGCCAGCGAGGCAAAAATGATACCTGTTCCGCCAGCTGCCATCGCGATCAACGTACCGCCATTGGAAAAGCGCAGAGCAGCCGCCAATGAGACGGACAACATCAGGCCCATGAAGAAGGTGAACCCGAGCAGCAAGGCAACGCCAAGGCCACTGTCACGGTTCTTGCCGATGGCCCACATCATGCCGAACGCACCAACCAAGAACAGAAGTGGAGCCATGATCGGGCTGCCTGCAAACAGCTTCCAGAAGCCGCTTTGTACGCCGATCAGCGCACCTGCCACTGTGGGCAGCATCGACAGGCCAAGCAGCATATAGGTGTTACGAAGAACGCGATTGCGCTCGACGACGGCGCCGGATGCGCCTGAATAGGCAGTGTGCAGTCTGTTTTCCATGACCGATCTTCCCTCGGTGGTTGATGATGAAAGCTATGACAAGACCGGTATGCAAAAGTTTCCAGTCCGCATGCCGACTTGTCCATATGGCGCGCAGTTTAGCGGCTTTTCCAACTAGATCGCAACAATTGACAGGTATGGATCGCGCAATATATTGGCTTGGTCGAGCCGGTCGGATTTGGCCGCTCTGCTGACATCCTATAAAATATCAGGCCCTGTTGACAGGTTTTCATGGCGTGCGCCATGAAGCTTGAGCAACGGAACTAGCCGATCAACGCCAGAAAGCCGAACGCTGCATCATGGAATATTCATTTATCTCGGCCACGATTTTGCTGATTCTTGTGACCGATCCGCTCGGCAATATCCCGATCTTCATCTCTGCGTTGAAAGACGTGGACAAGCACCGTCGAAAACGTGTGGTGATTCGCGAAATCTTCATCGCCTATTTGATCCTGATCCTTTTTTTGTTCTTTGGGAATCACTTTCTGCAGGCCATGCACCTTTCCGACATCTCACTCGGCATCGCGGGAGGGGTGATCTTGTTCCTGATTGCCCTACGCATGGTGTTTCCGCATCCCGATGGTATGTTTGGTGGCGACAGCCTGGATCATGAGCCTTTCATCGTGCCTTTGGCGATCCCGTTGATCGCCGGACCATCCTCGCTGGCCACCGTCATGCTGTTGGCTTCCCGCCAGCCCAACAAGATCATGGAATGGGCGTTTGCCATCACCATTGCCATGCTGGTGTCGGCGGTGGTGCTGGTGTTTGCAGGGCGGATTCAACGCTGGGTGGGTGAGCGGGTGGTGATGGCATTCGAACGATTGATGGGGTTGATTTTGACCGCCATTGCAGTCGAGATGCTGCTCAAAGGTCTGCAAGACTTCATCAAATCTCTGTAAGGCCTGGTTGCGGGCCATTTTGAAAGCACTGACATGTCTCAATTGAAGAATGATACTTTCCTGCGTGCCCTGTTACGCCAGCCCACCGAGTACACGCCGGTGTGGTTGATGCGCCAGGCGGGCCGCTATCTGCCTGAGTACTGCGAGACACGTAAACGGGCTGGCAATTTCATGAAGTTGTGCATGAGCCCTGATCTGGCAACGGAAGTAACGCTGCAGCCCTTGGCGCGCTTTCCGCTGGATGCAGCCATTCTGTTTTCCGACATCCTGACCGTGCCGGATGCCATGGGTTTGGGTTTGTACTTTGCTGAAGGCGAAGGCCCCCGTTTTGAGCGCCCGCTGCGGGATGAATGGGAGGTGCGGAATCTATCAGTGCCAGACCCGATGGATAAGCTCCGCTATGTCATCGATGCAGTCCGTCAGATTCGCGTGGCGTTGGATGGCAGCGTACCCTTGATCGGCTTTTCCGGCAGTCCATTCACGCTGGCTTGTTACATGATCGAAGGGAGCGGGTCATCTGACTGGAGCAAGGTCAAAACCATGCTCTATAGCCGCCCCGAGTTGCTGCATCATATTCTGGATGTCAATGCACAGGCGGTGGCGGCTTACCTGAACGCTCAGATCGAAGCCGGAGCTCAGGCTGTACAGATTTTCGACTCCTGGGGTGGGGCGCTGGGGCATCGCGCCTATCGTGAGTTTTCCCTGCATTATATGAAGCAGGTGATCAGCTTGCTCAAGCGTGAGCATGACGGACAGAAGGTGCCGGTCATTGTCTTTACCAAAGGCGGCGGGTTGTGGCTGGAGGCGATTGTTGAATCCGGCTGTGATGCAATCGGGCTCGATTGGACGGTGGATTTGGCCAGCGCACGTGCGCGTGTCGGCCATCAGGTTGCACTGCAGGGCAATATCGACCCAAGTACGTTGTTCGGCTCTCCGGCGGTGATTGCACAAGAAACCTGTGCTGTGCTGGCTGAATACGGGCATGGCTCAGGCCATGTCTTCAACCTGGGGCATGGTATCTCTCAGTACACCAATCCAGAGCATGTGGCGTTGTTGGTGGAGACTGTGCATCGGGAAAGCCGTCAATATCACGCCCAGTAACAGGGGTGGCTCCCCAGGCGGTGCCTGGAGAAAAGCCCAGGCACCGCCTGGGCTTGCGGGTCGGCTCTTGATGGGGTTACGGTAAGACGTGGAATTCGATACGACGGTTGCGTCGTCTGCCATCGTCGGTATTGTTGGGCGCAATGGGGCGATCCGGGCCCAGTCCTTCGGTGGTCATGTTATCGCCCGGAATGCCTTTTTGAACCAGATAACTCTTCACCGCCTCGGCGCGTGCCAGGGACAATTTTAGATTGGAGTCACGATTACCCTTGCCATCGGTATGGCCGATGATCTCGACCTTTTTGTTGCCGACCTTGGCCATGGCAGCGGCCATTTCATCCAAGAGCTGCGTACCGGCAGGGGTGAGCTTCGAGCTGCCACTTTCAAATTCGACGATCCGATTGGCAAGCACATTGTCCAATAAGCCTTGAGCGGCAGTCGGTTGAACGACCTTCAGATCCAATTTGCTGTTATAGGTGGCGTGCAGTGCAGATTGGACAGCTGATGAAACCTGCTGTTTTTCGTCGTCACTGGTGACCTCGCCACGTAGGGCGACATTATTACCTGTCACCGAGAACAAGCCTTTCTTGACCGTTTTCAGATTGGGCACGATGGCCTGCTGGACGTGCAGCGCCCAGTTGGCAGGCGCGGCCACTCCGCCGACAGTCAGTTGATCGACTACGCGATCTGCGCCATAAATGCCGCGTACCTTGGTCAGAATCGCATTCTTGGTGGATTCGTCAGGCACCGCACCGCTGACGACAATGGGTGCCGCTGCAGGGTTGTTGGCCGCCGGCGGGTTGTCAGCATGGATGATCGTCGGGTAGCCGACGACCCATGCCGTCAGCAATGCAATGAAATGTCGATGAGACCAGTTGGCCATTTGGTTTACCACCCCAGGAAAACTTCGTTGAACGTGTCTGTGGCTTGTGCCAGTGAAAGGTCAGGATGCTGCAAGTAGCTGGAGAGCTTTCGCATGCCAGGGTCCTGATCGATGTATTCCTCCACCCAGGCCGAATCTGAAATATCGACCAGATAATTGGATAGGGCATCGGGGCAGATGATCATGGTCAATGCCTTGGGCGATGCACCCCCGAACGACACCATCATGGCGGGTTTGTCATGCACCTGGGTCAGATAGACGGAAATCTCGAACTCGTGGCGTAGTAAAAAGCCTCGTACCTCCCGTAACCAGAAAGTGGCGACCGAGATGGCCGTGATCGGGTCGGCAGGTAACGGGAACAGCAAGGCGCGTTGCAGGTTGCCGGCACCATGCGTGATGACGGGTTGCAACAACAAGCCCAGCCCCAACATCGATTGCCGTAATGAAAAGGCATAGCCGGCTTTGCTCAGGCTGTGCTCCAACATGGCGACGGTTGTGCCGCGCAGGAAGTGGTCGTGCTGCGCCCGCTCCTCCCGCCCTAGGTTGTTGATGGGGGTAGGCGGGCGTTGCAGGCTGTTCAATACGATGTTGTCGGAGGTTTCCCGTAGTGCCTGCTGGCTGCTCAGGATGCTTTCCTGCCAGAACGGGCTCAATACCAGCGGCAGCTCGCTCAGCAAATCCAATGCCGAGTCGGTTTCCAGCTTGGTGGCCAATACCAGCGGGTAGCGGCGTCCGGATGCGTCCTGACTGGGCATCAGTGTGCCAGTCACCACCAGCTGCAGTCGGCTGCCCAGGAAGGCAAATCTGAGCGGGGGGGTGGCGTCGTATGCCGCCTTCCAGTTCGGGTCCGGTGTGATCATGTCGATCGCTTGCGAGATCCATTGATCGAACACCTGCAGGATGGGGCCGCCCGCAGTGCTTTTGACGAAATCCCCACGGGAGGGGAATTTGCCAAAATAGAACAACTCGGGTTGTGCGGTCAGAATCGACGCCATGTCTCAAGCCCCCGTGCCTGCGATGGTGGTTGGCAATTTCAGGCCTTTCAGACCCTGGCCCTGTTGAATGTTGCCGCTGGCATCCGCCTGTGCGCTGCTGATCAACCGGAAGCCCACGGTGACGGCGACATTGCCATTTGACCAGGACAGGTCGAATACACCCTGATCCCGTCTTTTCCGTTGTGCAGAGCTGATCATCTTCTCCAGCCCGGCTTGGCCAGGAATATTCAATACCTCGACATTCCTGCCATCGAACGTAATCGCATTGATTTTGACACCAGGTGAGCCGGAAGGATTCGGCCAGACGAAGTTGTGCCATTCCTGTGCGCCATTGCGATAGCGTAATTGCTGGCCATCGATCTCGAAGGTGTACTCAGACAGTCCCGGCGTGGGGATCGGCATGATCTGGAAGCGTGTCTGCGGCGGCCCGGCTGGCGCGGCTGCACTGGCTGCTGCCGCATTGCCACCACCAGCCACCGGTGCTACATAGCGTGGGAAGGTGGAGACGAACTCTGGGTTGAAGCTGATGCCCATGTCAGCCCAGGTGCGTGGTGTGAGCGCATCGCCACGCCGAACGACCAATCCACCCAGTGTCTTGTCCACGAATTTGGCAATTGCGCCATCGGTGCCGAACAGCTGTGCGATTTCCTGTGGTGTGGCTTCAACCTGCGACTTATCAGCAAAGGGATACTTGGCCGACAGGCCCTTGCTGAAAGGCTCATACACCTGCGCCACCCAAGTCTTGTTCAGCTCGGTTTCGGCGGGTTTGATCAATACACCAAACGCTTGCATCAGCGGCCTGACCAGCATCGGGCGGACGGTGGCCTTGGCAGTGTCTGGCACGCCGTTGAGCATCTGCTCGTCAACGAAACGCAGCGCGTCGGACAGCTCGGAGCCACTTCCCTCCAATGTCTGTTGCATCAGCTTCATGCTGCCTGGGCCGACATCGCCGGCGTTTTTCAACTCGTTGAAACGGCTGCGTAATTTTCCAAGTAAGCCCAGGTAGTTCTTCATCAGTGAGGCATCACGATTCTCACCTCGGGCGACCATCAGGTGGGAAAGCACCGAGAATTCCTTGCCGATCGGGCCCATCTGCAAGGCCCCGCCTTGACTGGTGCCGCCAACCGTGACGTTGACTGGCACCGGGGGCTTGCTGGAGAACCAGTCCTTGATGCTTGCCCATACCCCTTTCTGGGCATTGCTGATGCTTTGGCTGAGCATGGATGGGTTGTCCCAGCTGGTTTCCTGGTAGGTGGTCTCAATCACTTTGTAAAGCGGCGAGAGGCTCGGGTCGCCCAGGCGATTCATTTTTTCCACGGCAGATGCGAAATCCCCCATGTCCAGAATCGAAATGCCGGTGAGGAACTTCTTCCACTCCTGCGCGTATTCGTTCTTGTACATGGTGACCAGCGTCTTCTTGATCTGCTCGGGACTGCCTTCCAGCGTCAGGTCATCACGCACATCGGTTTTCAACACCCAATCGCTGGTGGTGACATCTTTGGTTGCCGCATCGTTGATCGCCTGCTCGACATACTGATCCCAAGCGGCGCGGGTGAAGGTGCCGGAGATGACATAGCTGCCAGCGACGATGTTGCGGTTTTCTTCTCCGACGATGTTGGCCACGGTGATGGCCGGGAAGCGGGTGGAGGCGCGCATCTTGATTTCCGCATAGACTCGCTCCCTGGCTGGCATGCCCTTCACCACTTTCCGGAGTGAATCACGGGTCTGGTCAACC
The genomic region above belongs to Chitinivorax tropicus and contains:
- a CDS encoding NAD(P)-binding protein; its protein translation is MTRPPYLYPPGSVNMRSPLALQQADMYGFFVKGELHKMQRMIDQTLNSVANGKMTFKVLSPYTMLTFTKVSHAHSDFPTDRAKGWITEADIVTWVMVGQMDAQNGKIEKLYWHPCHIWVDDCMALINGRELYGYPKYQCRYEMPSPNGDARRFSISTKAFKVFAPGTEIAWHPLLEVNAVGEPGTHRPIRDLLDLIEQAGDLLDAMPDFLDLDREGWSDIASLLMQPRVDQLFLKQFPDSSGLRAVYQAVVAAPAEVNTVHGGRLLGHQYQCILHVMDSFPLNETLGLKLGEQPALLPFEINFDFTVTEGEELVDNSCIEPEKIAILGGGVGSMTTAFFLTEQPGWQNHYDITVYQMGWRLGGKGASGRNAALGQRIEEHGLHIWFGFYENAFGMIRAAYDALDRPYGAPLRTWEDAFKPHNYIVLQEWVRNEWKSWQLDFPTLPGIPGDGDEQLTIWQVAVSMFGWIKKWLGQWRERHHTLARTLRQAPVEVKPGNWLKRLAAAVNREVHELLEDFGVFHDALHDFIASLPDLIDDHDDDQYDILRHALGTIRTWLEEAIDDVLEHDDELRRLYISLDLSVAVLSGMLEDGVFRRGFDVINDLDFRAWLLKHGANAAYSIDSAPVRGFYDLVFAYEDGDFERPNVEAGTMLRAMLRIAFLYKGGIMWKMQAGMGDVIFTPMYEVLKKRGVKFKFFHKVEELVPVAGEVGEIRLTRQVDLVRGEDQYDPFVWVKGLACWPSTPNYDQIMPEQADLLRTHQVNLESFWTDWPAVYQAQFGKPLPEITLKRGVDFDKVVFGISIGALPHLCPQLLAQSPALQQTATRVKTVVTQAYQLWLNQPLSALGWKDAPSGQQPVLSGFVEPYDTWASMDQLLVREDWPAGPDAPRNVAYFCSAMPVSQFPPRTDHDFPVRMAERAKQGALSQVRTQLHWLWPYSQIEGQFNWQWLTDPQQGQGEARFDRQYWRANVDPSEHYVLSVVGSSQYRLATDGAEFGNLLLTGDWIRTGLNAGCVEAAVMAGMQTARAISGFPREIKGEQDF
- a CDS encoding GGDEF domain-containing protein — protein: MVRVLFILMLGTLLSCLPTSASAEEALALSTTHPFPLERSGTLMIAKSTDFPAPQDIRTWLNKQKPIPAVNLYGGQYWLYNEIRHNSNNRDWAITIDNTLIDRMEVRVYGSDGSVQAFQSGYQHQLDFPLHYGKRVHLAPGLTYRILIHFDSPYFRAHPHFELLPAAKYSQRAMVENLVVIGCMGALLALCLFNLFIWTQDRDRSRLFYSLYLLTYATAWALVFHIPTTLFDFRDLRWHYVPFFLMPILNTLFYVDFLKLKINQPALANWNRINYGLPLLFLPSCFIAPSYAHALATIAITVWLVLALISGITAWRQRFRPARYFILAFVALVIPGLLILPSNIGLPELIDQTQMWALVGGTLDALLLAFALADKITLLSEQKDHYLRQLNDTLELAHTDSLTGLRNRYAFNQMVGQRFRFLANMEDHNQQILILIDLDGLKRINDQYGHNTGDELLKQFAKGLQKLDQHYDASFRLGGDEFAIFSRAPHEPSLREGLATLEQRLIEYGFNEAGISYGLAYSHECATPDALFDCADTRMYLHKTSKKRRREDIAVADVI
- a CDS encoding Bax inhibitor-1/YccA family protein, which encodes MENRLHTAYSGASGAVVERNRVLRNTYMLLGLSMLPTVAGALIGVQSGFWKLFAGSPIMAPLLFLVGAFGMMWAIGKNRDSGLGVALLLGFTFFMGLMLSVSLAAALRFSNGGTLIAMAAGGTGIIFASLATLATVTKKDFSFMGKFLFVGVILLLVASIANLFFAIPALALTISAIGVLLFSAYILYDISQIVNGGETNYVIATLQIYLDIYNVFVNLLSLLMAFSGERD
- a CDS encoding MarC family protein, whose protein sequence is MEYSFISATILLILVTDPLGNIPIFISALKDVDKHRRKRVVIREIFIAYLILILFLFFGNHFLQAMHLSDISLGIAGGVILFLIALRMVFPHPDGMFGGDSLDHEPFIVPLAIPLIAGPSSLATVMLLASRQPNKIMEWAFAITIAMLVSAVVLVFAGRIQRWVGERVVMAFERLMGLILTAIAVEMLLKGLQDFIKSL
- the hemE gene encoding uroporphyrinogen decarboxylase, whose product is MSQLKNDTFLRALLRQPTEYTPVWLMRQAGRYLPEYCETRKRAGNFMKLCMSPDLATEVTLQPLARFPLDAAILFSDILTVPDAMGLGLYFAEGEGPRFERPLRDEWEVRNLSVPDPMDKLRYVIDAVRQIRVALDGSVPLIGFSGSPFTLACYMIEGSGSSDWSKVKTMLYSRPELLHHILDVNAQAVAAYLNAQIEAGAQAVQIFDSWGGALGHRAYREFSLHYMKQVISLLKREHDGQKVPVIVFTKGGGLWLEAIVESGCDAIGLDWTVDLASARARVGHQVALQGNIDPSTLFGSPAVIAQETCAVLAEYGHGSGHVFNLGHGISQYTNPEHVALLVETVHRESRQYHAQ
- a CDS encoding OmpA family protein: MANWSHRHFIALLTAWVVGYPTIIHADNPPAANNPAAAPIVVSGAVPDESTKNAILTKVRGIYGADRVVDQLTVGGVAAPANWALHVQQAIVPNLKTVKKGLFSVTGNNVALRGEVTSDDEKQQVSSAVQSALHATYNSKLDLKVVQPTAAQGLLDNVLANRIVEFESGSSKLTPAGTQLLDEMAAAMAKVGNKKVEIIGHTDGKGNRDSNLKLSLARAEAVKSYLVQKGIPGDNMTTEGLGPDRPIAPNNTDDGRRRNRRIEFHVLP
- the tagF gene encoding type VI secretion system-associated protein TagF, whose product is MASILTAQPELFYFGKFPSRGDFVKSTAGGPILQVFDQWISQAIDMITPDPNWKAAYDATPPLRFAFLGSRLQLVVTGTLMPSQDASGRRYPLVLATKLETDSALDLLSELPLVLSPFWQESILSSQQALRETSDNIVLNSLQRPPTPINNLGREERAQHDHFLRGTTVAMLEHSLSKAGYAFSLRQSMLGLGLLLQPVITHGAGNLQRALLFPLPADPITAISVATFWLREVRGFLLRHEFEISVYLTQVHDKPAMMVSFGGASPKALTMIICPDALSNYLVDISDSAWVEEYIDQDPGMRKLSSYLQHPDLSLAQATDTFNEVFLGW